In Pedobacter sp. SL55, the following proteins share a genomic window:
- a CDS encoding 3'-5' exonuclease → MKHLMVDIETLGTTGRSVILSIAAVQFDIESGHVGDNFKMNVDVRSCTDVGLHFDPDCLVWWVKQDEKAKASVFESPSPLKDVLYEFAAFVKSMGDDVEIWSNGKYFDMALVRDAYAAINEARPWHYWNERDMRTLMRYVPKLKQEVPFTGIKHDPIDDCIYQIKLVVAIHRRVLKNIELLDKNYNQELTSN, encoded by the coding sequence ATGAAACATTTAATGGTAGATATAGAGACGCTAGGCACAACGGGGCGCTCGGTAATTTTAAGTATTGCAGCGGTTCAATTTGATATTGAAAGCGGACACGTTGGCGACAACTTTAAAATGAACGTAGACGTTCGCAGTTGCACCGACGTAGGCTTACACTTCGACCCCGATTGCTTGGTGTGGTGGGTAAAGCAAGACGAAAAAGCCAAAGCCTCGGTATTTGAAAGCCCTAGCCCATTAAAAGACGTGCTTTACGAGTTTGCCGCTTTTGTTAAAAGTATGGGCGACGATGTAGAAATATGGAGCAATGGCAAATACTTTGATATGGCGCTTGTTAGGGATGCTTACGCCGCTATTAACGAGGCGAGGCCGTGGCACTATTGGAACGAGCGAGATATGCGCACACTCATGCGTTACGTGCCTAAGCTTAAACAAGAAGTGCCATTTACGGGAATAAAGCACGACCCTATAGACGATTGCATTTATCAAATAAAGCTCGTTGTCGCCATACATCGAAGAGTGTTAAAAAACATTGAGCTATTAGACAAGAATTATAACCAAGAACTAACATCAAACTAA
- a CDS encoding phage portal protein family protein, translating to MKKQANIKRENEQKLIVNTIEVRPFNRESADLGKWRNATKSAEARHPRRSLLYDLYHDICTTDAHIISVWGKRVDAITLADWTFTDKEGNTVDEVNELIDCIGFEKLLKHIIDSKAWGYSMVECTFFENANGQKEVKSYLVPRKHMRPEIGHVANNEYDETGTDIREGIYAKTILEAGDATDLGLYLSAAMYAILKRGNVSDWAEFIEIFGRGIVDATWDGFDEDQRNKLSEAIKQMGGGGVIIRPEGTNLDIKNNTGSANGQLQGSFHDTMNKEISKALLGSTETTEASKSSGYAQSETHKEQDADKKETDVNFVRRTLNSCFIPILQAAGFNTKGGTFVLKSKNHLTKKERFEIAKTMVKELDIPVSDDFFYENFEIEKPEDYEKLKNELAEAKKATLEQMQENKNADTPPASDKKNKQKLHFFTDDEDLKLWDRIKSFFV from the coding sequence ATGAAAAAGCAAGCGAACATCAAAAGAGAGAACGAGCAAAAGCTCATTGTTAACACCATTGAGGTGCGACCATTCAACAGAGAGAGCGCCGACTTGGGAAAATGGCGTAACGCCACAAAATCGGCAGAGGCAAGACACCCCCGCCGTAGCTTATTGTACGACCTTTACCACGATATTTGCACAACGGACGCTCACATTATTAGCGTTTGGGGCAAACGTGTTGATGCTATTACTTTGGCCGATTGGACGTTTACCGACAAAGAGGGCAATACAGTTGACGAAGTAAACGAGTTAATCGACTGTATAGGTTTTGAAAAGCTATTAAAGCATATCATTGATAGTAAAGCTTGGGGTTACTCAATGGTAGAATGCACTTTTTTTGAAAATGCCAACGGCCAAAAGGAAGTAAAAAGCTATTTGGTACCACGTAAACACATGCGCCCCGAAATAGGACACGTTGCAAACAATGAATACGATGAAACGGGTACAGATATAAGGGAGGGTATTTACGCCAAGACCATTTTGGAAGCTGGCGACGCTACCGACTTGGGTCTTTACCTTTCGGCGGCAATGTACGCCATCTTAAAACGTGGCAACGTTTCAGATTGGGCGGAATTTATCGAAATATTCGGGCGTGGTATTGTAGACGCTACTTGGGACGGTTTCGATGAAGACCAGCGCAACAAACTATCGGAGGCCATTAAGCAAATGGGCGGCGGCGGTGTAATCATCAGACCCGAGGGAACCAACCTTGATATTAAAAATAATACAGGTAGTGCCAACGGTCAATTGCAAGGAAGTTTCCACGATACCATGAATAAGGAAATATCTAAAGCCTTATTAGGTAGTACCGAAACCACCGAAGCAAGCAAAAGCTCGGGCTATGCACAAAGCGAAACCCACAAAGAGCAAGACGCCGACAAAAAGGAAACCGACGTTAATTTTGTACGCCGAACCTTAAACTCTTGTTTTATCCCAATTTTACAAGCGGCTGGCTTTAATACAAAAGGCGGCACATTTGTACTAAAAAGCAAAAACCATCTTACCAAAAAGGAGCGTTTCGAGATAGCTAAAACAATGGTTAAGGAATTGGATATTCCCGTAAGCGACGACTTTTTCTATGAAAATTTTGAAATAGAAAAGCCCGAAGATTACGAAAAGCTAAAAAACGAGCTTGCAGAGGCTAAAAAGGCAACTTTAGAGCAAATGCAAGAAAATAAAAACGCAGATACCCCCCCAGCTTCGGACAAGAAAAACAAACAAAAGCTCCATTTCTTCACAGATGATGAAGACCTAAAGCTATGGGATAGGATTAAAAGTTTTTTCGTATAA
- a CDS encoding PBECR2 nuclease fold domain-containing protein: MYPTTDYRNTLKAYFQQNIAQFSGAKSLATLKTYNKLLLDENGEVRSWEQFKSKVADIDPILNVHHLNVERNDAIAAVQMADKWQGLKRFAMLEYSTVGDDRVRPSHAALDKLIIKTDDPLLDKIYPPKDHGCRCNMVPAPSGATPTDRSLVKTYADEMETKPYFKGNVGKKMVVYDDEHPYYSYLSKKSELQAERNYGMRSVKQIYDLSHLPDAEHFDNIDDAHQWWTNAAGGDKKGGFEVIAQNGVSIKFDYNFKVHVFEDNKDNRWSYIHNLAKVVQQPDEIWSVRNSNNVIEHRYIKYFDDYPMIVGANDLRAFSLFQTKSGNRINVEGLRKSRQGVLLYKNENR, translated from the coding sequence ATGTATCCGACAACCGATTATCGCAATACGTTAAAGGCTTACTTTCAACAAAACATTGCTCAATTTTCGGGTGCTAAGAGTTTGGCAACCTTAAAAACTTACAATAAGCTTTTATTGGACGAAAACGGCGAAGTGCGAAGCTGGGAGCAATTCAAATCTAAGGTTGCAGATATTGACCCAATTTTAAACGTACATCATTTAAACGTTGAGCGTAACGACGCAATTGCCGCCGTACAAATGGCCGACAAATGGCAAGGGCTTAAACGCTTCGCCATGTTGGAATATAGCACAGTTGGCGACGATAGGGTTAGACCAAGCCACGCCGCTTTAGACAAGCTGATTATCAAAACAGACGACCCGCTTTTAGATAAGATTTACCCGCCTAAAGACCACGGTTGCCGTTGCAATATGGTACCAGCCCCAAGCGGCGCAACGCCTACCGATAGAAGCTTGGTAAAAACTTACGCCGACGAGATGGAAACAAAGCCATATTTCAAGGGCAACGTTGGCAAAAAGATGGTTGTTTACGATGATGAACACCCGTATTATAGCTACCTAAGTAAAAAGTCGGAGTTACAAGCAGAGCGAAACTATGGCATGCGAAGTGTAAAACAAATTTACGATTTAAGCCACTTGCCCGACGCCGAGCATTTCGACAATATAGACGATGCGCACCAATGGTGGACAAATGCGGCGGGCGGCGATAAAAAGGGCGGCTTTGAGGTAATTGCGCAAAATGGCGTTAGTATAAAATTTGACTACAACTTTAAAGTGCATGTGTTTGAAGACAACAAAGACAACCGTTGGAGCTACATACACAATTTAGCTAAAGTGGTTCAACAGCCCGATGAGATTTGGAGCGTACGAAATAGCAACAATGTAATTGAACACCGATATATTAAATATTTCGATGATTATCCAATGATTGTAGGCGCTAACGACTTGAGAGCTTTCTCTCTATTTCAAACTAAGTCGGGTAATAGGATTAACGTTGAGGGCTTGAGAAAGAGTAGGCAAGGTGTACTCCTATATAAAAACGAAAACCGCTAA
- a CDS encoding DUF3164 family protein, with translation MDLRELTDEQLEQAYKERKKAKQAQEAANKKRYEKKKDSIVEQMFDEALEASRIIGRLKSKMHVVMEAQKIELDSYGKIRTNSKGGFSVTHSNGELQIARRRDTTPVWDERASKAVELIQAFLADTIKKRDAKLYNILLGFLVRNKKNDLEYAKVMDLLTYESEFDDPRWIEGLRLIKESYTQDFKAYTYEFKRKNKAGKWQFVNLNFSNYDV, from the coding sequence ATGGATTTAAGAGAATTAACCGACGAACAATTAGAGCAAGCTTACAAAGAGCGTAAAAAAGCAAAACAAGCCCAAGAAGCCGCTAATAAAAAGCGCTACGAGAAAAAGAAAGATAGCATAGTTGAGCAAATGTTTGATGAGGCTTTGGAAGCATCTCGCATTATTGGCAGACTTAAAAGTAAAATGCACGTAGTAATGGAGGCTCAAAAGATTGAGCTTGATAGCTACGGTAAAATTAGAACAAATAGCAAAGGCGGCTTTTCTGTTACGCATAGCAATGGCGAGCTGCAAATTGCACGTCGTCGAGATACAACGCCCGTTTGGGACGAAAGAGCATCAAAGGCGGTTGAATTGATACAGGCATTTTTAGCTGATACCATTAAAAAACGTGATGCAAAGCTTTACAACATTCTATTGGGCTTTTTGGTAAGGAACAAAAAGAACGATTTAGAATACGCTAAAGTAATGGATTTGCTAACCTACGAAAGTGAATTTGACGACCCACGTTGGATTGAGGGTTTGCGATTAATCAAAGAAAGCTATACCCAAGATTTTAAAGCGTACACCTACGAGTTTAAGCGAAAAAATAAAGCTGGGAAGTGGCAGTTTGTAAACCTTAATTTTTCAAATTACGACGTATAA
- a CDS encoding AAA family ATPase → MNNETKEQIREQLRKYVSKFDSQNKAALSLKNVSVATVSNIINGKWEKISDEIFISVKKQISEPTAGWNIVETDNLTELNAIYTHAATYASCFIVTAPPAAGKTATAEYFKSQNADIFLVKCDEFWNRKTFLLEILKAMGINGSGATAPELVQDIIRKVNSCKNPELIFDEFDKVNDQILCSVISIFNRIENKCGIVVQATDHLERRLTRGLRLNKRGYQEFWSRFGSKVVNLEAPTNSDMVAIIKANGIESEEAVYEILNDADNDLRRVKKLIQIHKHN, encoded by the coding sequence ATGAATAACGAGACAAAAGAACAAATCAGAGAGCAACTACGCAAGTATGTATCAAAGTTTGACAGCCAAAATAAAGCGGCGTTGAGCTTAAAAAACGTAAGTGTTGCAACAGTTAGCAACATCATTAACGGTAAATGGGAAAAGATAAGCGACGAAATTTTTATTTCGGTAAAAAAGCAAATCAGCGAACCAACGGCAGGCTGGAACATTGTTGAAACCGACAATTTAACCGAGTTAAACGCTATCTACACACACGCTGCAACATACGCCAGCTGCTTTATTGTTACCGCCCCGCCAGCGGCTGGGAAAACAGCAACCGCCGAATATTTCAAAAGCCAAAACGCCGATATATTTCTAGTTAAGTGCGACGAGTTTTGGAACCGCAAAACCTTTTTGCTTGAGATTTTAAAAGCAATGGGTATCAACGGTAGCGGTGCCACAGCTCCCGAGTTGGTGCAAGATATTATCCGCAAGGTTAACAGCTGCAAAAACCCCGAATTAATCTTTGACGAGTTCGACAAAGTAAACGACCAAATCCTATGTTCTGTTATCTCAATTTTTAACCGAATTGAGAATAAGTGCGGGATTGTGGTACAAGCAACTGACCACTTAGAGCGCCGCTTAACTCGTGGTCTACGCCTTAACAAAAGAGGGTACCAAGAATTTTGGAGCCGCTTCGGTTCTAAGGTGGTTAACCTCGAAGCGCCAACCAATAGCGATATGGTTGCTATCATCAAAGCTAATGGCATAGAAAGCGAAGAGGCAGTTTACGAGATTTTAAACGACGCCGACAACGATTTACGCCGAGTTAAAAAGCTAATCCAAATCCACAAACATAACTAA
- a CDS encoding S24 family peptidase, whose product MYQRILQWLNYKGFKNLNHLAKYLGYTSAEKLYRLQRSPDAKPSFEIIEDLSRAFETLNLNWLISGVGQMENTNQKEYLAPEASHSIVNETKENLHTAQGLKPQIASANASPTASPTLNFGVPNVVTVDSSNRENIVLVNQKARAGYLNGFGDVEYVKTLPTFYLPQLKAGTYRAFEVDGESMEPTLENKEIVIGSWVESLDDIREDRVHILVTKSHGIVIKRLLNAVSKYGYIVAKSDAFNSRNQYKNLLIDPEDIQEIWYARMHLNANFRSPSEVYHRLNSFEADLEEIKRRLGV is encoded by the coding sequence ATGTATCAACGCATATTACAATGGCTTAATTATAAAGGTTTTAAAAACTTAAATCATTTAGCCAAATACTTAGGATATACCTCTGCGGAAAAGCTTTATCGTTTACAACGTAGCCCCGATGCTAAGCCATCCTTTGAAATTATTGAAGATTTGTCTCGTGCGTTTGAAACTTTAAATCTTAATTGGCTAATAAGTGGCGTTGGTCAAATGGAAAATACAAACCAAAAAGAATATTTAGCCCCCGAGGCTAGTCACTCAATTGTTAACGAAACAAAAGAAAATTTACATACAGCCCAAGGGCTAAAACCACAAATTGCAAGCGCAAACGCAAGCCCGACCGCAAGCCCGACCCTAAACTTTGGCGTTCCTAACGTTGTAACTGTCGATAGCAGCAATAGAGAGAATATTGTTTTAGTTAATCAAAAGGCTCGGGCTGGTTATCTCAATGGTTTTGGCGACGTTGAGTACGTTAAAACGCTTCCAACGTTCTATTTACCCCAATTAAAGGCAGGTACCTACCGAGCTTTTGAAGTTGACGGCGAAAGTATGGAGCCTACACTTGAGAATAAAGAAATAGTAATAGGGAGCTGGGTAGAGAGTTTAGACGATATTAGAGAGGATAGAGTACACATTTTAGTAACTAAAAGCCACGGAATTGTTATTAAAAGGCTGTTAAACGCAGTTAGTAAGTACGGTTACATCGTGGCTAAATCAGATGCTTTTAATTCGAGAAACCAATATAAAAACCTTTTAATCGACCCCGAAGACATTCAAGAGATATGGTATGCACGTATGCACCTTAACGCAAACTTTAGGTCGCCAAGTGAGGTTTACCACCGTTTAAACAGTTTTGAGGCCGATTTGGAAGAGATTAAAAGAAGATTGGGCGTTTAA
- a CDS encoding DUF4406 domain-containing protein codes for MKNQVLAKLLKIAASFAESEKPIAYISGKVTGLEPQDVAVKFHEASLVAIQDGYQVFNPTEHIAPDEDWTEAMKLCLAVLPLCQTFYQIHDWKDSNGAVAEHIQAKLLALEIVQL; via the coding sequence ATGAAAAATCAAGTATTAGCGAAGCTGCTAAAAATCGCCGCTTCGTTTGCCGAAAGCGAAAAACCTATTGCCTACATCAGCGGCAAAGTAACAGGCTTAGAACCGCAAGACGTAGCGGTTAAATTTCACGAAGCCTCATTGGTTGCCATACAAGACGGCTACCAAGTTTTTAACCCAACCGAGCATATAGCGCCCGATGAAGATTGGACGGAAGCTATGAAGCTTTGTTTAGCGGTGCTGCCACTTTGCCAAACTTTCTATCAAATACACGATTGGAAAGATAGCAACGGAGCCGTTGCCGAACACATACAAGCCAAATTGTTAGCGCTTGAAATAGTACAACTTTAA